One Microvirga thermotolerans DNA window includes the following coding sequences:
- a CDS encoding glutamine synthetase family protein: MNAPTFRMDTPRIRTAADAAAYVRSRDLPFVKIGLVDIDGIMRGKYMARDKFESALEKGFGFCDVVLGWDSNDQLYDNTTLTGWHTAYPDATARILPETMRLIPFENDLPFFLAEFDGYAEAACPRGVLRRVLDRARDMGFAVSAAAEFEFFLFEETPHSVREKNYRDLKNITPGFFGYSVLRSGVHSEFYHDLLDMAARMDFEIEGLHTETGPGVLEAAIRVDDALRAADKAVLFKTFTKILAQRRGWMATFMAKWSRDWPGQSGHLHTSLSDIESGKGVFYDPSKPHNMSDVMRWFVGGQQQLMPEILAMVSCTVNSYTRLIPGYWAPTDAAWGVENRTTALRVIPGSEKSQRVEYRVAAADINPYIALAAAVGSGLWGIEHRIEPGDPVRGNAYEVKHPKKRALPRSLGEAAERLKASKPARELFGDTFVDHYAATREWEEREARKAITDWQLARYFEII, encoded by the coding sequence ATGAACGCCCCCACATTTCGCATGGATACACCCAGGATCAGGACGGCGGCGGATGCCGCGGCCTATGTGCGCAGCCGCGATCTTCCCTTCGTGAAGATCGGCCTCGTCGACATCGACGGCATCATGCGCGGGAAGTACATGGCCCGCGACAAGTTCGAATCCGCGCTGGAAAAGGGCTTCGGCTTCTGCGACGTGGTGCTGGGCTGGGACTCGAACGACCAGCTCTACGACAATACCACGCTGACGGGCTGGCACACGGCCTATCCCGACGCCACGGCCCGGATCCTGCCCGAGACGATGCGGCTGATCCCGTTCGAGAACGACCTGCCGTTCTTCCTCGCCGAGTTCGACGGCTATGCGGAAGCGGCCTGTCCGCGCGGCGTTCTGCGCCGCGTCCTCGACCGCGCCAGGGACATGGGCTTCGCGGTCTCGGCCGCGGCCGAGTTTGAGTTCTTCCTGTTCGAGGAAACGCCGCACTCGGTCCGCGAGAAGAACTACCGCGACCTGAAGAACATCACCCCGGGCTTCTTCGGCTATTCCGTGCTGCGCTCGGGGGTCCATTCGGAATTCTACCACGACCTTCTCGACATGGCCGCGAGGATGGACTTCGAGATCGAGGGCCTTCATACGGAAACCGGGCCCGGCGTCCTGGAGGCGGCGATCAGGGTCGACGATGCGCTGCGGGCCGCCGACAAGGCCGTCCTGTTCAAGACCTTCACCAAGATCCTCGCCCAGCGCCGCGGCTGGATGGCGACCTTCATGGCCAAGTGGTCCCGCGACTGGCCGGGCCAGTCGGGTCATCTCCACACCTCCCTCAGCGACATCGAGTCCGGAAAGGGCGTCTTCTACGACCCGTCGAAGCCCCACAACATGTCGGACGTCATGCGCTGGTTCGTGGGCGGCCAGCAGCAGCTGATGCCCGAGATCCTGGCGATGGTGTCCTGCACCGTGAACAGCTACACGCGACTCATCCCGGGATACTGGGCTCCGACCGACGCCGCCTGGGGCGTCGAGAACCGCACCACGGCGCTGCGAGTCATTCCGGGCTCCGAGAAGTCCCAGCGCGTCGAGTACAGGGTCGCGGCCGCGGACATCAATCCCTACATCGCGCTTGCGGCGGCGGTCGGATCGGGTCTCTGGGGCATCGAGCACAGGATCGAACCGGGTGACCCCGTCCGGGGCAACGCCTACGAGGTGAAGCACCCGAAGAAGCGTGCGCTGCCCCGCTCGCTCGGCGAGGCGGCGGAACGCCTGAAAGCCTCGAAGCCCGCGCGGGAGCTTTTCGGCGACACCTTTGTCGACCATTATGCGGCAACCCGCGAGTGGGAGGAGCGCGAGGCCCGGAAAGCCATTACGGACTGGCAGCTCGCCCGATATTTCGAGATCATCTGA